Proteins from a single region of Haloplanus sp. GDY1:
- a CDS encoding anthranilate synthase component II — protein MTRVLVVDNYDSFAYNLVQYVGEAADEVVVRRNDAVDVAGIRAVDPDAIVVSPGPGTPADAGVSMPVFADLEYPTLGVCLGHQALCAVHGASVGHAPEVVHGKRSVIHHDGEGVFAGLPDRMEVGRYHSLAVDPDDVPPVLEETAHTDDEDGVVMGVRHREKPHVGVQFHPESILTDDGRRLVRNFLDRCSTT, from the coding sequence ATGACCCGCGTCCTCGTCGTCGACAACTACGACTCCTTCGCGTACAACCTCGTCCAGTACGTCGGCGAGGCGGCCGACGAGGTGGTCGTCCGCCGGAACGACGCGGTGGACGTCGCGGGGATCCGGGCGGTCGATCCGGACGCCATCGTCGTCTCGCCCGGACCCGGAACCCCGGCGGACGCGGGGGTGTCGATGCCCGTCTTCGCCGACCTCGAGTATCCCACGCTCGGCGTCTGTCTCGGCCACCAGGCGCTCTGTGCGGTCCACGGCGCGTCGGTCGGCCACGCCCCCGAGGTGGTCCACGGCAAGCGCTCCGTGATCCACCACGACGGCGAGGGGGTCTTCGCCGGCCTCCCCGACCGGATGGAGGTGGGGCGGTACCACTCGCTGGCCGTCGACCCGGACGACGTCCCCCCGGTGTTGGAGGAGACGGCCCACACCGACGACGAGGACGGGGTCGTGATGGGCGTCCGGCACCGGGAGAAACCCCACGTCGGCGTGCAGTTCCACCCCGAGAGTATCCTGACCGACGACGGGCGGCGACTCGTCCGCAACTTCCTGGACCGATGCAGTACCACGTGA
- the pabB gene encoding aminodeoxychorismate synthase, component I → MSPRIETSLDAFRAAADGASPSTRVPVEVRIDRDPFEAYRRARREAPSVFFETSGGRPGWGYFGVDPDFVREVDGEGVLDAITELVDTESLVRGDCEVPYPGGFFGWLSYDAVREIEDLPETTVDDRGLPRLQLARYTCLAAWRAGESTLRIVATPRVGDDPDAAYERGLARATALAEAARTGDPSVGDPPTTGPVTFESSCDRGAYGDRVRRVKEYIRDGDTFQANVSHRLTAPAAVHPVEAFAALRTVNPAPYSGLVEFPGVDLVSASPELLLERAGDRLETEPIAGTRPRGADEAADRRLKADLRNDEKERAEHAMLVDLERNDLGKVSEYGSVTVDEYRRIDRYSEVFHLVSTVSGRLHEGYDLGDAIGALFPGGTITGAPKPRTMEIIDEVETHRRGPYTGSMAAIGFDGRATLNIIIRTLVRHGEEYHLRVGGGVVHDSVPDREYDETLAKARALITAVDTALGDDAEMDVEASAR, encoded by the coding sequence GTGAGCCCGCGAATCGAAACGTCGCTCGACGCGTTCCGCGCGGCGGCCGACGGCGCGTCGCCGTCGACGCGCGTGCCCGTCGAGGTGCGAATCGACCGCGACCCGTTCGAGGCCTACCGGCGGGCGCGGCGCGAGGCCCCCTCGGTGTTCTTCGAGACGTCGGGCGGGCGGCCGGGGTGGGGCTACTTCGGCGTCGATCCCGACTTCGTCCGCGAGGTGGACGGCGAGGGCGTCCTCGACGCCATCACGGAACTGGTCGATACGGAGTCCCTGGTCCGGGGGGACTGCGAGGTGCCCTATCCGGGCGGCTTTTTCGGGTGGCTCTCCTACGACGCCGTCCGCGAAATCGAGGACCTGCCGGAGACGACCGTCGACGACAGGGGGCTCCCGCGGCTCCAGCTGGCGCGGTACACCTGCCTCGCCGCGTGGCGGGCGGGCGAGTCGACGCTGCGGATCGTCGCGACGCCGCGGGTCGGCGACGACCCCGACGCCGCCTACGAGCGCGGTCTGGCGCGCGCGACGGCCCTGGCCGAGGCGGCGCGGACGGGCGACCCGTCGGTCGGCGACCCCCCGACGACGGGGCCGGTCACCTTCGAGAGTTCGTGTGACCGCGGGGCCTACGGCGACCGGGTGCGGCGGGTCAAGGAGTACATCCGCGACGGCGACACGTTCCAGGCGAACGTCTCCCACCGCCTGACCGCCCCCGCGGCGGTCCACCCGGTCGAGGCCTTCGCGGCGCTCCGGACGGTGAACCCGGCGCCGTACTCCGGGCTGGTGGAGTTCCCGGGCGTGGATCTGGTGAGCGCGAGCCCCGAACTCCTGCTGGAGCGGGCGGGCGACCGACTGGAGACGGAGCCCATCGCGGGCACCCGTCCCCGAGGGGCGGACGAGGCGGCCGACCGCCGACTGAAGGCCGACCTCCGAAACGACGAGAAGGAGCGGGCGGAACACGCGATGCTGGTCGACCTGGAGCGAAACGACCTGGGGAAGGTGAGCGAGTACGGGTCGGTCACCGTCGACGAGTACCGCCGGATCGACCGCTACTCGGAGGTGTTCCACCTCGTCTCGACGGTGTCCGGCCGTCTCCACGAGGGGTACGACCTCGGTGACGCCATCGGCGCCCTGTTCCCGGGCGGGACGATCACGGGCGCGCCCAAGCCACGGACGATGGAGATCATCGACGAGGTGGAGACCCACCGCCGCGGGCCGTACACGGGGAGCATGGCGGCCATTGGCTTCGACGGCCGGGCGACGCTCAACATCATCATCCGAACGCTGGTCCGTCACGGCGAGGAGTACCACCTGCGGGTGGGCGGCGGCGTCGTCCACGACTCGGTCCCGGACCGCGAGTACGACGAGACGCTGGCGAAGGCGCGGGCGCTGATCACGGCCGTCGACACCGCCCTCGGCGACGACGCGGAGATGGACGTGGAGGCGAGCGCCAGATGA
- a CDS encoding peptidylprolyl isomerase, which yields MSNPTATLHTTHGDITVELFAERAPNTVENFVGLAEGTDDWDSPVEAGTGAWEDPESGEKRTDPLYTDVPFHRIISGFMLQCGDPTGTGRGGPGYTFDDEFHDELRHDGAGVLSMANRGPDTNGSQFFITLDAQPHLDGDHAVFGEVIDGMDVVEDIGSVRTGPNDQPAEDVTLKSVDVDR from the coding sequence ATGAGCAATCCGACGGCGACGCTGCACACGACACACGGCGACATCACGGTCGAGCTGTTCGCGGAGCGGGCGCCGAACACGGTCGAGAACTTCGTCGGCCTGGCCGAGGGCACCGACGACTGGGACAGCCCCGTCGAGGCAGGCACGGGCGCGTGGGAGGACCCAGAGAGCGGGGAGAAACGGACCGACCCGCTCTACACCGACGTGCCCTTCCACCGGATCATCTCGGGATTCATGCTCCAGTGTGGCGACCCGACCGGCACCGGCCGGGGCGGCCCGGGCTACACCTTCGACGACGAGTTCCACGACGAACTCCGACACGACGGCGCGGGCGTCCTCTCGATGGCGAACCGTGGCCCGGACACCAACGGCTCGCAGTTCTTCATCACGCTCGACGCCCAGCCACACCTGGACGGCGACCACGCCGTCTTCGGCGAGGTGATCGACGGGATGGACGTCGTCGAGGACATCGGATCCGTGCGGACGGGACCGAACGACCAGCCCGCCGAAGACGTGACGCTGAAGTCCGTGGATGTGGACCGCTGA
- a CDS encoding DUF4350 domain-containing protein produces the protein MWREAGKRLAALVLTVVVVVGVAAVGPTLLAPSDDDEATLENPEYDPDDVALETMPATGTVDPNPGPDATTNGTVLIDRGHANRVTRADIEPLVDALIRHGFNVEFHGSGNLAAQLEGADAFLVIDPGSEYMPGDVDDVRQFTGNGGHLVMVGEPDRTAISTGLLGTTIQSQESRLTTLASPYGMSVDTQYLYNQEHADGTFKHIVARPTGQGDLDDVERTTMYTAAAVTVSDGTVLLRSAPNTHKSGSDDVTGTYPVAVRTNNAMLLGDKTFLRGDRYRVADNEQFVAYVAEFMLRGDHRPSSDDEDGENGDDDDRSTTPTATPTATPTPTPTPTPTPTDD, from the coding sequence ATGTGGCGTGAGGCGGGCAAGCGCCTCGCGGCGCTCGTCCTGACGGTGGTCGTCGTGGTCGGCGTCGCGGCCGTCGGGCCGACGCTGCTCGCGCCGAGCGACGACGACGAGGCGACGCTCGAGAACCCCGAGTACGACCCCGACGACGTCGCCCTCGAAACCATGCCGGCGACGGGGACCGTCGACCCGAACCCCGGTCCCGACGCCACCACGAACGGGACGGTGCTCATCGACCGCGGGCACGCCAACCGCGTGACGCGAGCGGACATCGAACCGCTGGTCGACGCGCTGATTCGACACGGGTTCAACGTCGAGTTCCACGGGTCCGGGAACCTGGCGGCACAGCTGGAGGGTGCGGACGCGTTCCTCGTGATCGACCCCGGCTCGGAGTACATGCCGGGCGACGTCGACGACGTGCGGCAGTTCACGGGGAACGGCGGTCACCTGGTGATGGTCGGCGAACCGGATCGAACCGCCATCAGCACCGGGCTCCTCGGCACCACCATCCAGAGCCAGGAGAGTCGCCTGACGACGCTGGCCTCCCCGTACGGGATGAGCGTCGACACGCAGTACCTCTACAACCAGGAACACGCCGACGGCACGTTCAAACACATCGTCGCGCGGCCGACGGGACAGGGGGACCTGGACGACGTCGAGCGGACGACGATGTACACCGCCGCGGCGGTCACCGTCAGCGACGGGACCGTCCTCCTGCGGAGCGCGCCGAACACCCACAAGTCCGGCAGCGACGACGTGACCGGTACGTACCCGGTCGCGGTGCGGACGAACAACGCGATGTTGCTCGGCGACAAGACCTTCCTGCGCGGGGATCGGTACCGGGTGGCCGACAACGAGCAGTTCGTCGCCTACGTCGCGGAGTTCATGCTCCGGGGCGACCACCGGCCGTCGAGCGACGACGAGGACGGCGAGAACGGGGACGACGACGACCGGTCGACGACGCCGACGGCGACCCCGACGGCGACGCCAACGCCCACGCCGACCCCGACGCCCACGCCGACCGACGACTGA
- a CDS encoding S49 family peptidase encodes MASRIRALLSRIARSYVLFVAVGVVVGLALAPVAWNASSTEGTVAVVPISGTIDGSTSAGVSSMLQQARNDPDVKAVVLLVNSGGGGAAASEELYLQSKRTAAEMPLVTSVDASAASGAYYTIAPSDRIYAKPASTVGSVGVLATAPTELEPTDLIATTGPNKLTGGDAREFDYVLESLGNAFIGAIFEQRGDRLNLSRTELEQARIYSGTQAVQRGLVDAIGGRQAAVEHAADRAGLDRYDVRVMRPDGTARFLSRSNYVASTAPNKTMVSAEYLYGEDPSGPVFLMVPATYLDVSNDGDETVHASGGAGGTPPDVPMADDSGTPVPTAAVGGTHVA; translated from the coding sequence ATGGCGAGTAGAATCCGAGCCCTCCTGTCGCGGATCGCACGGTCGTACGTGCTGTTCGTGGCGGTCGGGGTGGTCGTGGGACTCGCACTGGCTCCCGTCGCGTGGAACGCCTCGTCGACGGAGGGCACGGTAGCGGTCGTCCCCATCTCGGGCACCATCGACGGGTCGACCTCGGCGGGCGTCTCGTCGATGCTCCAGCAGGCCCGGAACGACCCGGACGTGAAGGCCGTCGTGTTGCTCGTGAACAGCGGGGGTGGTGGCGCCGCCGCCAGCGAGGAGTTGTACCTCCAGTCCAAGCGGACCGCGGCGGAGATGCCCCTCGTGACCAGCGTCGACGCCTCCGCGGCCTCCGGGGCGTACTACACCATCGCCCCGAGCGACCGCATCTACGCCAAACCGGCGTCGACCGTCGGGAGCGTCGGGGTGCTGGCGACGGCACCGACGGAGCTCGAACCGACGGACCTCATCGCGACGACGGGGCCGAACAAGCTGACCGGCGGCGACGCCCGCGAGTTCGACTACGTCCTCGAATCCCTGGGGAACGCCTTCATCGGGGCGATCTTCGAGCAGCGTGGTGACCGGCTGAACCTCAGCCGGACGGAACTCGAACAGGCGCGCATCTACAGCGGGACCCAGGCGGTCCAGCGGGGCCTCGTCGACGCCATCGGCGGCCGACAGGCGGCGGTCGAACACGCGGCCGACCGGGCGGGGCTCGACCGCTACGACGTGCGGGTGATGCGCCCGGACGGCACGGCGCGGTTCCTCTCGCGGTCGAACTACGTCGCGTCGACGGCGCCGAACAAGACGATGGTGTCGGCGGAGTACCTCTACGGCGAGGACCCGTCGGGGCCCGTCTTCCTGATGGTGCCGGCGACGTATCTCGACGTCTCGAACGACGGCGACGAGACGGTCCACGCGTCCGGCGGCGCGGGGGGCACCCCCCCGGACGTGCCGATGGCGGACGACAGCGGGACGCCCGTTCCGACCGCCGCCGTGGGAGGGACGCATGTGGCGTGA
- a CDS encoding CehA/McbA family metallohydrolase produces MSQTTIRIDPHVHSEASYDGHDPVELLLEQAAEIGLDGIVVTDHDVIHESLRAAELAPEYGLLGIPGVEVSTAVGHLLAIGVSEMPPRRAPLDETVAWVRDHGGVAVVPHPFQRSRHGIPRRHLVDCDAVEVFNSWLFTGFRNRRARRFAAERGYPALAASDAHSVPHVGRAYTELVVEDVDRATLDGEAVLSAMRTGATRMRGRHQPIATSARHYAIGSARKSGYYAKAGALKGGAAARAGVMRGAQLLAELAVR; encoded by the coding sequence GTGAGCCAGACGACGATCCGGATCGACCCGCACGTCCACTCGGAGGCCTCCTACGACGGCCACGACCCCGTCGAGTTGCTCCTGGAGCAGGCGGCCGAAATCGGGCTCGACGGCATCGTCGTCACCGATCACGACGTGATCCACGAGTCGCTGCGGGCGGCGGAACTCGCCCCCGAGTACGGACTGCTCGGCATCCCCGGCGTGGAGGTGTCGACGGCGGTGGGCCACCTGCTCGCCATCGGCGTCTCGGAGATGCCGCCCCGGCGCGCCCCGCTCGACGAGACGGTCGCGTGGGTTCGCGATCACGGCGGCGTGGCGGTCGTCCCCCATCCGTTCCAGCGGTCCCGGCACGGGATTCCGCGGCGTCACCTCGTCGACTGCGACGCCGTCGAGGTGTTCAACTCGTGGCTGTTCACGGGGTTCCGAAACCGGCGGGCGCGGCGGTTCGCCGCGGAGCGCGGGTATCCGGCCCTCGCCGCCAGCGACGCCCACTCGGTGCCACACGTGGGGCGGGCCTACACGGAACTCGTGGTCGAGGACGTCGACCGGGCGACCCTCGACGGCGAGGCGGTGCTGTCGGCGATGCGGACGGGCGCGACGCGGATGCGCGGCCGACACCAGCCCATCGCGACGTCGGCGCGACACTACGCCATCGGCTCCGCGCGAAAGAGCGGCTACTACGCGAAGGCCGGCGCACTCAAGGGCGGCGCGGCGGCCAGAGCCGGCGTGATGCGTGGCGCGCAGTTGCTCGCCGAACTCGCCGTTCGCTGA
- a CDS encoding dihydrodipicolinate synthase family protein, with amino-acid sequence MPTAPADSEYGTTLVPTVTPFANGSVDADAVADLTEFVLSNGADGVVPCGTTGEFASLTLDEYETVVSASVEAADGAPVLPGAASSSVAGTLERIDVAADCGADAVLVVLPYFHGENGPGGNERFVRAVLAETDLPVILYNIPSCVGQSIDADLVEAVADHPDLAGMKDTSGDLTHFIEVIRRTGDDFHLFQGFDSQLVPGVSMGATGGINAVANVLPGLMADAIDAAASGDRERARELQVNHVGPIFNTSVEYGFASTTKAALVERDVIDDDAVRPPLVELDDEQVAEVRERLDATLGVAAE; translated from the coding sequence ATGCCGACTGCACCCGCAGACTCGGAGTACGGCACCACACTCGTCCCGACGGTCACACCGTTCGCGAACGGATCGGTGGACGCGGACGCGGTGGCCGACCTCACCGAGTTCGTCCTGTCGAACGGCGCGGACGGGGTCGTCCCCTGTGGGACGACCGGAGAGTTCGCCAGCCTCACCCTCGACGAGTACGAGACGGTCGTCTCGGCGAGCGTCGAGGCGGCGGACGGCGCGCCCGTCCTCCCGGGCGCCGCGTCGTCGAGCGTCGCCGGCACCCTGGAACGGATCGACGTCGCGGCCGACTGCGGCGCCGACGCCGTCCTCGTCGTCCTCCCGTACTTCCACGGCGAGAACGGGCCGGGCGGCAACGAGCGGTTCGTCCGTGCGGTCCTCGCGGAGACCGACCTCCCGGTGATCCTCTACAACATCCCCTCCTGTGTCGGGCAGTCCATCGACGCCGACCTGGTCGAGGCGGTCGCCGACCACCCCGACCTCGCGGGGATGAAGGACACGAGCGGCGACCTCACCCACTTCATCGAGGTCATCCGGCGGACCGGTGACGACTTCCACCTGTTCCAGGGCTTCGACAGCCAGCTCGTCCCCGGCGTGTCGATGGGCGCCACCGGCGGGATCAACGCGGTGGCGAACGTCCTCCCCGGGCTGATGGCCGACGCCATCGACGCGGCCGCGTCGGGGGACCGCGAGCGCGCCCGCGAACTCCAGGTGAACCACGTCGGCCCCATCTTCAACACGTCGGTCGAGTACGGCTTCGCCTCGACCACGAAGGCGGCGCTGGTCGAACGGGACGTCATCGACGACGACGCGGTCCGACCGCCGCTGGTCGAACTCGACGACGAGCAGGTGGCGGAGGTCCGCGAGCGTCTCGACGCCACGCTCGGCGTCGCCGCGGAGTAG
- a CDS encoding efflux RND transporter permease subunit gives MHALRELFRRVGNEIQAHPAATLLVALVLLFAAFGGAAQITSVTGDQAFTGDNPTLETFTDSFDRGSISVLLRGETTEPATLRAIARFDDRMSAVENVAYVSSPADPVRAEYGRIPGSEAKIERVLGTPDVAFVQVVFEPGLTQPEERPIYTEALAAEEWARFPAGVDVIVTGSAAFSAQLSELIGQSTNQLLGLAVGLMIVALFFLFRGVRLRLLPIVAVFTGVLYTFGAIGYAGIPNSTLTSSVFPILIGLGIDYSVQFHERYEEELESAPPEEALPRALSGIGPPVFVAMLAAALGFGATWISTLGTPAFVWFAQTSIFGVLLTFLAGIIVLLPILTLYARFRRRGLGELGLRELADGGVDGPPGGDGTADDDGSTNEGDRGVDGPDPDADDERVGLLGRTLGRVSRTLAANPGVVLLVALLLMGAGFQAGQGLETMADTEEFVPQDLPAYVDLQQFRAVTGGGTAVQYDVLVTGSDLTHPAVLEWMEQFEQVAVGAPLIRGVDTPASLVAEHNGGEIPATQAGVERVLADVPERERAQYYNDGVAHITVVGAQDMTTGETLSFISNVRETIRFSNPPPGVDVTLTGTAAITPPSVVEQIESRNVTTGLGVLFVFGLLLAYYRNLVKAVAPLVPMVFVIGWQNLYMAALSIPVSPLGASLGAMSVGIGAEYTIIVMERYYEEKAQSGVSNLDAVETAATRVGKAISVSGMTTVFGFSALTLSPFPILGDFGYLTVGVIFLTLVAALATLPPTLIVLDGVAERLAPLFGERTADPDPQGNA, from the coding sequence ATGCACGCGCTCCGCGAACTGTTCCGTCGGGTCGGCAACGAGATCCAGGCCCACCCGGCCGCCACGCTGCTGGTCGCGCTGGTGTTGCTCTTCGCCGCCTTCGGGGGCGCCGCACAGATCACGAGCGTCACGGGCGACCAGGCGTTCACCGGCGACAACCCGACCCTCGAGACGTTCACCGACTCGTTCGACCGCGGATCGATCTCGGTGTTGCTCCGGGGGGAGACGACCGAGCCGGCGACGCTCAGGGCGATCGCCAGGTTCGACGACCGGATGTCGGCGGTCGAGAACGTGGCCTACGTCTCCAGCCCGGCCGATCCCGTTCGAGCCGAGTACGGCCGGATCCCCGGCTCCGAGGCGAAGATCGAGCGCGTCCTCGGCACCCCGGACGTCGCGTTCGTGCAGGTGGTGTTCGAACCCGGACTCACACAGCCCGAGGAGCGGCCGATCTACACGGAGGCGCTCGCGGCCGAGGAGTGGGCGCGCTTCCCCGCCGGCGTCGACGTGATCGTCACCGGCTCGGCGGCCTTCTCGGCCCAGCTGTCGGAGCTCATCGGCCAGAGCACCAACCAGTTGCTCGGCCTGGCGGTGGGGCTGATGATCGTCGCCCTCTTTTTCCTCTTCCGGGGGGTTCGGCTGCGGCTCCTCCCCATCGTCGCGGTGTTCACCGGGGTGCTCTACACCTTCGGCGCCATCGGCTACGCGGGCATCCCCAACTCGACGCTGACGAGTTCCGTCTTCCCCATCCTGATCGGGCTGGGCATCGACTACTCCGTCCAGTTCCACGAGCGCTACGAGGAGGAACTGGAGTCGGCGCCGCCGGAGGAGGCGCTCCCGCGGGCGCTCTCGGGGATCGGGCCGCCGGTGTTCGTCGCGATGCTCGCCGCCGCGCTCGGCTTCGGCGCGACCTGGATCTCGACCCTCGGGACGCCCGCGTTCGTCTGGTTCGCCCAGACCTCCATCTTCGGCGTCCTGCTCACGTTCCTCGCGGGGATCATCGTCCTGCTCCCGATCCTGACGCTCTACGCGCGGTTCCGGCGGCGGGGACTCGGCGAACTGGGACTCCGCGAACTCGCGGACGGCGGGGTCGACGGCCCGCCCGGCGGCGACGGGACGGCCGACGACGACGGCTCGACGAACGAGGGTGACCGCGGGGTCGACGGCCCCGATCCCGACGCCGACGACGAGCGGGTCGGCCTGCTCGGCCGGACGCTCGGACGCGTCTCGCGGACGCTCGCGGCCAACCCCGGGGTCGTCCTGCTGGTCGCCCTCCTCCTGATGGGCGCGGGCTTCCAGGCCGGGCAGGGCCTCGAGACGATGGCGGACACCGAGGAGTTCGTCCCGCAGGACCTGCCGGCGTACGTCGACCTCCAGCAGTTCCGCGCCGTGACCGGCGGCGGGACCGCGGTCCAGTACGACGTGCTCGTCACGGGGAGCGACCTCACCCATCCGGCGGTGTTGGAGTGGATGGAGCAGTTCGAGCAGGTGGCCGTCGGCGCACCGCTGATACGGGGCGTGGACACGCCGGCGTCGCTCGTCGCCGAACACAACGGCGGCGAGATACCCGCGACGCAGGCGGGTGTCGAGCGCGTCCTCGCCGACGTGCCCGAACGGGAGCGCGCCCAGTATTACAACGACGGCGTCGCCCACATCACGGTCGTCGGCGCCCAGGACATGACGACCGGCGAGACGCTGTCGTTCATCTCGAACGTCCGCGAGACGATCCGGTTCAGCAACCCGCCGCCGGGCGTCGACGTGACCCTCACGGGGACCGCCGCCATCACGCCGCCGTCGGTCGTCGAACAGATCGAGAGCCGGAACGTGACGACGGGGCTGGGTGTCCTGTTCGTCTTCGGCCTGCTGCTGGCGTACTACCGGAACCTGGTGAAGGCGGTGGCGCCGCTGGTCCCGATGGTGTTCGTCATCGGCTGGCAGAACCTCTACATGGCGGCGCTGTCGATTCCGGTGTCGCCGCTCGGCGCCTCGCTCGGCGCCATGAGCGTCGGCATCGGCGCCGAGTACACCATCATCGTGATGGAGCGATACTACGAGGAGAAGGCCCAGTCGGGCGTGAGCAACCTCGACGCCGTCGAGACGGCCGCGACCCGCGTGGGGAAAGCCATCTCCGTCTCGGGCATGACGACGGTGTTCGGCTTCTCGGCGCTGACGCTCTCGCCGTTCCCCATCCTGGGGGACTTCGGCTACCTGACCGTGGGCGTCATCTTCCTGACGCTGGTGGCGGCGCTGGCGACGCTCCCGCCGACGCTGATCGTCCTCGACGGCGTGGCCGAGCGACTGGCGCCGCTGTTCGGTGAGCGGACGGCCGACCCCGACCCACAGGGGAACGCCTAA
- a CDS encoding COG1361 S-layer family protein — protein sequence MRRITVLAVVGLLLVAPVVPAVASTVVTGNPELSFSVADDTFRANEEARLTVVATNDGKIDDGGVGRFEDQVQTARSVQVDVLDRRIDAPIEVNTGTVTTGSLGPGGAAEFGFDLEIGDAEPGTYTVPVEVTYRHARAVIFDQTSSGPSEIEYVWLDKERTVDLTIHIEERSEFGIVSEGENELFAGDTGSLSFTIENVGAQTARNATVQLTSKASGLYFGSPANPSPTNGVFVESLAPGETRRVSVQVGATDDLSPGTYPVDAVVSYRDENDIAAASDTLTTGVRVRPERSFAIENLRTERFRVDESEARITGEVVNTGPAVARNVVVRMSGSETVTPTNGETAVGDLDPGESAAVSFTTAVAGDAEPGTNSFAFAVEYENADGDVLTTANPLRKTVTIEPERDAFRVTNVSTTVTPGGTAQLSADVEYLGDSPISAANARLFTSDPLSTSDDGAFLGRMEPGETATATFRISATSDALPKEYAASIEVRYDEQDGDTEFTEGMPIGVGVEESSGGPPVLPIAAGVILLLVIGGGLWYRRR from the coding sequence ATGAGGCGGATCACGGTTCTGGCGGTCGTCGGTCTGTTGCTGGTCGCGCCGGTCGTCCCCGCCGTCGCGTCGACCGTCGTCACCGGGAACCCGGAGCTGAGTTTCAGCGTCGCCGACGACACGTTCAGGGCGAACGAGGAGGCCAGGCTCACGGTCGTCGCCACCAACGACGGGAAGATCGACGACGGAGGCGTCGGCCGGTTCGAGGACCAGGTACAGACCGCACGGAGCGTCCAGGTGGACGTACTCGACCGGCGGATCGACGCGCCCATCGAGGTGAACACGGGCACCGTGACGACCGGGAGTCTCGGGCCGGGCGGCGCCGCCGAGTTCGGCTTCGACCTGGAGATCGGCGACGCCGAACCGGGCACCTACACCGTCCCGGTCGAGGTCACGTACCGACACGCCCGCGCGGTGATCTTCGACCAGACCAGTTCGGGTCCCTCCGAGATCGAGTACGTCTGGCTCGACAAGGAGCGGACGGTCGACCTGACGATCCACATCGAGGAGCGCTCCGAGTTCGGGATCGTCTCCGAAGGGGAGAACGAACTGTTCGCGGGCGACACGGGGTCGCTCTCCTTCACCATCGAGAACGTCGGCGCACAGACGGCGCGGAACGCGACGGTCCAACTGACGTCGAAGGCGTCGGGGCTCTACTTCGGGAGTCCGGCCAACCCGTCACCGACGAACGGCGTGTTCGTGGAGTCGCTCGCCCCGGGCGAGACGCGCCGGGTGTCGGTGCAGGTGGGCGCGACCGACGACCTCTCGCCGGGGACCTACCCGGTCGACGCCGTGGTCTCCTACCGTGACGAGAACGACATCGCGGCGGCGTCGGACACGCTGACGACGGGAGTGCGGGTCCGGCCGGAGCGGAGCTTCGCCATCGAGAACCTGCGGACCGAGCGCTTCCGAGTCGACGAGTCCGAGGCGCGGATCACGGGCGAGGTGGTCAACACGGGTCCCGCGGTCGCCCGGAACGTCGTGGTCCGGATGAGCGGCAGCGAGACGGTGACGCCGACGAACGGCGAGACGGCGGTCGGTGATCTCGATCCGGGCGAGTCGGCGGCCGTGAGCTTCACCACCGCCGTCGCCGGCGACGCCGAACCCGGGACGAACTCCTTCGCGTTCGCGGTGGAGTACGAGAACGCCGACGGCGACGTGCTGACGACGGCGAACCCGCTGCGGAAGACGGTGACCATCGAGCCCGAGCGCGACGCGTTCAGGGTGACGAACGTCTCGACGACGGTGACCCCCGGCGGGACGGCACAGCTCAGCGCGGACGTGGAGTACCTCGGCGACAGCCCCATCTCGGCGGCCAACGCGCGGCTGTTCACGAGCGATCCGCTCTCCACCTCCGACGACGGGGCCTTCCTGGGACGGATGGAGCCCGGCGAGACGGCGACGGCCACCTTCCGGATCAGCGCGACGAGCGACGCCCTCCCCAAGGAGTACGCCGCGTCCATCGAGGTCCGGTACGACGAGCAGGACGGCGACACGGAGTTCACCGAGGGGATGCCCATCGGCGTCGGCGTCGAGGAGTCCTCGGGTGGGCCGCCCGTGCTGCCCATCGCGGCGGGCGTGATCCTACTCCTCGTGATCGGCGGCGGCCTGTGGTACCGGCGACGATGA